The following are encoded in a window of Sphaerisporangium siamense genomic DNA:
- a CDS encoding TlyA family RNA methyltransferase, with protein MSRRVRLDRELVRRGLARSREHAADLITGGRVSVGGRTADKPATQVDTASAIIVAEMAEGPDYVSRGAHKLIGALEAFGPRGLAVEGRRCLDAGASTGGFTDVLLRAGVAHVLAVDVGYGQLAWSLRTDDRVTVMERVNVRELTPDMVGEPPSLVVGDLSFISLRLVLPALAACAAPAADFVMLVKPQFEVGKERVGAGGVVRDPALRAGAVRDVAAAASALSLEVRGVTASPLPGPSGNVEYLIWLGRGPGPARVGDLDTEIERAVAEGPQ; from the coding sequence GTGAGTCGGAGGGTGCGGCTGGACAGGGAGCTTGTGCGGCGGGGGTTGGCGCGGTCGCGGGAGCATGCGGCGGACCTGATCACCGGTGGACGGGTGAGCGTGGGCGGGCGTACGGCGGACAAGCCGGCCACGCAGGTCGACACGGCCTCGGCGATCATCGTGGCCGAGATGGCCGAGGGGCCGGACTACGTCTCGCGTGGCGCCCACAAGCTGATCGGCGCCCTGGAGGCGTTCGGCCCGCGCGGCCTGGCCGTCGAGGGACGGCGCTGCCTGGACGCGGGCGCTTCGACCGGCGGCTTCACCGACGTCCTGCTGCGCGCCGGCGTGGCGCACGTCCTGGCCGTGGACGTCGGGTACGGCCAGCTCGCCTGGTCGCTCCGCACCGACGACCGGGTCACGGTGATGGAGCGCGTCAACGTCCGCGAGTTGACGCCGGACATGGTGGGCGAGCCGCCGAGCCTGGTGGTGGGCGACCTGTCGTTCATCTCCCTTCGGCTGGTGCTGCCCGCGCTCGCCGCCTGCGCGGCCCCCGCCGCCGATTTCGTCATGCTGGTGAAACCGCAGTTCGAGGTGGGCAAGGAGCGGGTGGGGGCGGGTGGCGTCGTGCGGGACCCGGCGCTGCGGGCGGGCGCCGTGCGCGACGTCGCGGCGGCGGCGTCCGCACTGTCCCTGGAGGTGCGCGGCGTGACAGCGAGCCCGCTGCCCGGCCCCTCGGGCAACGTCGAGTACCTGATCTGGCTCGGGCGCGGTCCCGGACCCGCGCGAGTGGGCGATCTCGACACCGAGATCGAGCGCGCCGTCGCGGAAGGTCCCCAGTAG
- a CDS encoding NAD kinase: protein MDAVKRTVLVTAHTGRAPAVESARRVIQRFLEAGFTVRVMEQEAEEIAAPGVDVVPARPSAAEDAEVMMVLGGDGTLLRAAELARPAGTPLLGVNLGHVGFLAEAEMSDLAEAVDRVVNGHYTVEERMTIEVRVRANGEVLAETWALNEASVEKRDRMLEVVAEIDGRPLSRWGCDGVICATPTGSTAYAFSAGGPVVWPEVEALLLVPNSAHALFARPLVVSPRSVIALEILPGTTGAVLWCDGRRRFDLPPGVRVEVRRDALPVRLARLHGADTTGAPFTDRLVAKFDLPVQGWRGRARR from the coding sequence ATGGATGCGGTCAAGCGGACGGTGCTGGTCACCGCGCACACCGGGCGCGCGCCCGCGGTCGAGAGCGCCCGTAGGGTGATCCAGCGCTTCCTGGAGGCGGGCTTCACGGTCCGGGTCATGGAGCAGGAGGCCGAGGAGATCGCGGCCCCGGGCGTGGACGTGGTGCCCGCGCGCCCGTCGGCCGCCGAGGACGCCGAGGTGATGATGGTGCTCGGCGGTGACGGGACCCTGCTGCGGGCCGCCGAGCTGGCCCGTCCCGCCGGGACGCCGCTGCTCGGCGTGAACCTCGGGCACGTGGGGTTCCTGGCCGAGGCGGAGATGAGCGACCTCGCCGAGGCGGTGGACCGTGTCGTGAACGGCCACTACACGGTCGAGGAACGGATGACGATCGAGGTGCGGGTCCGCGCCAACGGCGAGGTGCTCGCCGAGACGTGGGCGCTGAACGAGGCGAGCGTCGAGAAGCGGGACCGCATGCTGGAGGTCGTCGCGGAGATCGACGGCCGCCCCTTGTCACGGTGGGGATGTGACGGCGTGATCTGCGCCACGCCCACCGGCTCGACGGCCTACGCCTTCTCGGCGGGCGGCCCGGTGGTCTGGCCGGAGGTCGAGGCGCTTCTGCTGGTGCCGAACAGCGCGCACGCCCTGTTCGCCCGGCCGCTCGTGGTCTCGCCGCGCTCGGTCATCGCCCTGGAGATCCTGCCCGGCACGACGGGCGCGGTGCTGTGGTGCGACGGCAGGCGGCGCTTCGACCTGCCGCCGGGCGTGCGGGTCGAGGTGCGCAGGGACGCGCTACCGGTCCGGCTGGCGCGCCTGCACGGCGCCGACACCACCGGGGCCCCGTTCACCGACCGCCTGGTGGCCAAGTTCGACCTGCCCGTGCAGGGCTGGCGGGGACGCGCGCGCCGGTAG
- the recN gene encoding DNA repair protein RecN, whose product MRPRVDEVRIKGLGVIDEAVLKLSPGLTVVTGETGAGKTMVVTGLGLLFGGRADPARVRPGADRATVEGTLVVEAGGRVAQQVEDVGGDVEDGELIIARTVSGEGRSRAWLGGRSVPVGTLTYLAEDLVAVHGQMDQQRLLQPGRQRAALDRYAGEDLVKPLRAYTQTYKRHKEVAALLDELTTRAREREEEADRLRFGLEEIEKVDPKPGEEAELKQEEERLAHADSLKSAAVSAHTALLGDPMASAQGAQDAVSLLGQARAAVEAVREFDTALGGIGDRVAEAGYLVSDVATELAAYAESVDADPARLAAVQERRAVLTGLLRKYGEDSAAVLAWARDAAARLTELEGDDDRIAELTRERDELAVRLTEVAGEVTRIRTAAAERFGEAVTAELAALAMPHARVVVVVSPAGQFGPDGADEIELRMMSHPGAPALPLNKGASGGELSRVMLAIEVVFAGADPVPTFVFDEVDAGVGGKAAVEIGRRLARLARTAQVIVVTHLPQVAAFADQHLVVEKASDGSVVRSGVTALDREARARELSRMLAGLEDSELGRAHAEELLEIAAADKAAD is encoded by the coding sequence GTGCGGCCACGGGTCGATGAGGTCCGGATCAAAGGCCTCGGCGTGATCGATGAGGCTGTCCTGAAGCTCTCGCCCGGGCTGACCGTCGTCACGGGCGAGACCGGCGCGGGCAAGACGATGGTCGTGACCGGGCTGGGGCTGCTGTTCGGCGGCCGGGCCGACCCCGCGCGCGTCCGGCCGGGGGCCGACCGGGCGACCGTCGAGGGCACGCTGGTCGTCGAGGCCGGCGGCCGGGTGGCCCAGCAGGTCGAGGACGTGGGCGGCGACGTCGAGGACGGCGAGCTGATCATCGCGCGCACCGTCTCCGGTGAGGGCCGGTCGCGGGCCTGGCTCGGCGGCCGGTCGGTGCCGGTCGGCACGCTCACCTACCTCGCCGAGGACCTCGTGGCCGTCCACGGCCAGATGGACCAGCAGCGGCTGCTCCAGCCGGGCCGCCAGCGCGCCGCCCTCGACCGCTACGCCGGGGAGGACCTGGTCAAGCCCCTGCGGGCCTACACCCAGACCTACAAGCGTCACAAAGAGGTCGCCGCGCTGCTCGACGAGCTGACCACGCGGGCCCGCGAACGCGAGGAGGAGGCGGACCGCCTGCGCTTCGGCCTGGAGGAGATCGAGAAGGTCGATCCCAAGCCGGGCGAAGAGGCCGAGCTCAAGCAGGAGGAGGAGCGCCTGGCGCACGCCGACTCGCTGAAGAGCGCCGCTGTCTCCGCGCACACCGCCCTGCTCGGCGACCCGATGGCGAGCGCCCAGGGCGCGCAGGACGCGGTGTCCCTGCTCGGGCAGGCCCGCGCCGCGGTGGAGGCGGTGCGCGAGTTCGACACGGCGCTGGGTGGCATCGGTGACCGCGTGGCCGAGGCGGGCTACCTGGTCTCCGACGTCGCCACCGAGCTGGCCGCCTACGCCGAGTCGGTGGACGCCGACCCGGCGAGGCTGGCGGCCGTGCAGGAGCGCAGGGCGGTGCTGACCGGGCTGCTGCGCAAGTACGGCGAGGACTCCGCCGCCGTGCTCGCCTGGGCGAGGGACGCCGCCGCCCGGCTCACCGAGCTGGAGGGCGACGACGACCGCATCGCCGAGCTCACCCGCGAGCGCGACGAGCTGGCCGTGCGCCTGACGGAGGTGGCCGGCGAGGTCACCCGCATCCGCACCGCGGCGGCCGAGCGTTTCGGGGAGGCCGTGACGGCCGAGCTGGCGGCGCTGGCCATGCCGCACGCCCGGGTGGTCGTGGTCGTCTCGCCGGCGGGCCAGTTCGGCCCGGATGGCGCCGACGAGATCGAGTTGCGCATGATGTCCCACCCGGGGGCTCCGGCGCTGCCGTTGAACAAGGGCGCCTCCGGGGGCGAGCTCAGCCGGGTCATGCTCGCCATCGAGGTCGTGTTCGCGGGGGCCGACCCGGTGCCGACGTTCGTGTTCGACGAGGTCGACGCGGGGGTGGGCGGCAAGGCGGCCGTCGAGATCGGGCGGCGCCTGGCCCGCCTGGCGAGGACGGCGCAGGTGATCGTGGTCACCCACCTGCCCCAGGTCGCGGCCTTCGCCGACCAGCATCTGGTGGTCGAGAAGGCGAGCGACGGCAGCGTGGTGCGCAGCGGGGTGACCGCGCTGGACCGGGAGGCGCGCGCCCGCGAGCTGTCGCGCATGCTGGCCGGCCTGGAGGACTCCGAGCTGGGGCGGGCGCACGCCGAGGAGCTTCTGGAGATCGCAGCGGCCGACAAGGCCGCCGATTGA